The window TACTGGCATTGGAAAAATcccacccccccctcccccaccccttccttcatGTCCACTTAAAAGAGTGTTCACAAGGTGCAGCCGATGGTATTCGAGGAGTCTTGTAGCAACTTCTCCTgggtttctttctcttcattaaaCTTGGCTTCTCCACAGCAGAAACCTCACATCGTCTCACCGTGTGTCGGggtgagctagaaaaaaaaaaaaacagaacgaAACACAAAGGCATGAAGGATTTGTGACAGGTCACGGTTTAAGACATTTGCTAATAAGCACACAATTTAGAAAAGTTTAGACTCGGCAGAGCTGGGCAATAGCACTCCTGACGGTTCGAATTACAAGTTCAACAGAAAGTGTGCACGCTTGGCCGGTTGGTACCATGACCGTGGGCAGCCCACAAAACAATGGTGTCCAGGGCTAGCGAGATGgctggagcactggctgctcttccagaggacccaggttcaattcccaacaccctcatggcacttccaggggatccgacaccctcattcacatagacacatgcaggcaaaacaccaatatatatagaattttaaaaaataattaaaaataaaaggcattaAAAAAATTAGTGTCTAAAGGACCTTCCTTTCTTAAACATGAGTATGTTCAAATTCAAGCCTACACATGGCCATGCTATTACGAGTTGCCATCTTCTGTTTTCAATGCTTGGAAAGAGAGCTACTGTGACAGTCACTTGGACATGAAGGGAAGAAGACGCACCCCTAGGCCCTCTGATCATAAAAATATCCAAGGTAGACTTTTCAGAGATCGAAGGCAGCCATAACTAAAAATGCATCTCCACTACTCACTGGAACCCTAGCTACAAGCACGgataaagggattttttttttgcaggaccACTCATTAACGGCAGATTCTTCTCTTTGGCTCGTGTGTGTTCAGAAGTGTGAGTCAGTTCCCATTTGTTTCTTTTGGCTGTTGTCTAACCGTGATTCAAGCCTTCAAGACATTCCTTAGCCCTTGGTGTCATCCCTCGGCCCCGCCTCCCTGCAACCTGTCTATCCACATTTGGCCAAAAGAATGCATCTTGTAATATTTAACATCTCGAGACATGGCATACTCACACAGAAATGAAGAGGTGGCATattctaaaagaagaaacaaagcaaatgcAGGTCCACATCCTGTCAGGTGGGGGCCATAAGACATCAAAAATCAAAATAGTTCCCTTTTTGTCTTCCCACCCATGGAATGAACAGCAGGGGACAGTTAAAATCTCCTGAGCAGGTGAGTTTTCTGACCTGGGAAGGTTTCTGCTAAGCCTAGATGAATTCATCTTGCACCAGCATTTGGAAATCAGGGGACTCAGGCTGGAGGTCTGTGCCGACACCCAAAGGAGCCTCTCTGAATGTCATTCCAGCCCGCTTTAAGTGTTTTTAACTCCAGCTTGTGTATAGTAAACTTTAGAAATTTGAACCAACATCCTCCCTGCCGGAAACGGAAAGAGTAGCTTTGATCAGGGGCGCGTGTCACCCTTGAAAAGCAGCAAGCTGGCCCTATCAAGTTGAGTTTTTATGTGCCCGACTCTCCTGTCCAGGGTACCAAGGGTGGAGGCTGCTGTTTCTCAGGTAACCGCAgcattttgtttgttctgtttcccGGGGACCGGAAGCAAGTGGTTAGGGTCAAATACTTTTAACACATCCACGCTGGGCTGGGAAAGGGAACCAAAACTGAAGAACAGAAATGACAAACAGCTGATAATCAACGGAACGGAATGTCCCCAGGACACACAGACTGTGCTCCAGCCAGATCAGAGCAAGGGCTTACTGTAGGAAAAGCCGGTTGTATGTAATAGAGGCCGGTGCTGGGCTAGACCAGGCTGTTTTCAACACCCACCTCTGTCTGAATTGGGATGCTTTTCTGGACGTTGTGGTTAAAATGACTCGTTCAACAGAAAAGCAACCCAAAGTCCAGAGAGATCTAACACAAGGAGCAGAGAACACGTGTGATCTCTCTGTTAGCCTCACCTTCTCTGGCTTGCTTTCCACCCACCCAATGGCCCATGTCTGACAACACACTGCCCCCATCCCTGGCCACTTTTCCAGGTCGACTGCACACCCAGTCAGTTGCCGGACTAACTCTTCATTTTGCGTCTGTTAATTAGCGCCTCTTCCCTAGgagtcagtgtctctctctccaggcctgcttGAGGGTTGAGTCATGCAACCGTATCGCAAATGAAATAACCACTTGCAGAACATTTGTTTATTCTGGATTACTGAGATGCCAGCAAGGCTGCAAAAACCAGTTTGGTGTGGGCTGCTCTCGGTAGGTCTCTCTCCTCTCGGGAGGTTTCTGACTGTTGCCGCTCCTCTACGGGAATCTCATGCCCAGGGAACATGGCCCTGCTGGCCAGGACAGGCTGGAGGAGGAGACGGCCAAAGGGTTGAAAACAATGATGATGAAATAAATGTGAAAGGGAAATCCATTTCAGTTGCTTGTGAATGAGCTATTCAACATGGGGAAAGAAAGGCCAATAAGATGAGATCCCTCTGTTGAGCTTACAACCACTCAGAGGTCCCCCTTTTTCCTTTCAAAGGCCCCTTGAAAGGTGTGCGACACCCTAGGAAAAGCAGAGCCAAAGTCCTCTGGTAATGACTTTGCGCTACTGGTCCTCCACTGTGGCATTCCTTAACAGTTAGTAGTGAGCCCGGCAATCAGCCAAATAAAGTGGCATGTCCCTAGCGCCCTCTGCTCAGccagtttgggttttgttttgtcaacctgacagaagctaaagtcatttgagaggagggaacctcgatTAATGCCACCTACAGGCATGCCTTTGGAcagtttcttgattaatgattgacgtgggagggACCAGATCACTAAAGGGGGTACtccctctgggcaggtggtcctgggattgAAAGCAGGCTAAGCTAGGtaagggagcaagtcagtaagaagaactcctccatggcctctgcttcagttcctgccttcagggttcctgccctgtgttctGCCCTTGACTCCTCTCAGTGAGGGACTGTGACTTGATAAGATGTAAGAGGAAATACGCCCGGTtgacttttggtcatggtgtttatcacagcaataggaggctaactaagacagacatgcTGAGGCAATTCCTGGGCCAGTGCTGAGGATGCTTCCCAGGAGGCAAGCAGCCACAGGGACACCAAACTGTGTAGGCTGATTCATTATTGGAGCCAAGAGTGTCATATACACAAGACAACCACTGCGTACCCAGGTATATGACACAGGATACAACTTTTGTTGGTCCCAGCAACAGGGTCAGGCTGACTGATTAAAAGGATGCAGTTAGGGAAGCTTAGGTGGCTGAATTTATCTACACAAACTACCATCTTTCATGAGAACAACCTAGACTCTCCTCCAAAGTTAATACATGCTCTAAAGAGATGGTTCTTGGGGGCGGGAGGGCATTTTAAATAAACGAATACACAATTTTGGAGTCAATAAACTAGGAAAAACTTAAagcaataatatttttaaaaccctATTAAGTACAGAAAGGTCTGAAGAAGTGAAATCAGAATAGCAACCCAGTATCCCTGGGATGATACCAAGATCAAGCTCAAGTTTATCAGGTTGACCACTTGTTGAGGTCTATGACATTGGGCAATTGACTAGTTCGACTCCATAGGCATCAGGTTTTTTCACCTGCAGAGGGAGATTAGTAATAACATCCAGGGGTTGATCTGAGCATCAAAAGGCAGCTTGAGTGAAATGGTCCTGTCCTATCTAGGAACACAATGAGTATTTCACGACCACTAACTGGAATTACTAATGGATGTCTGGGGTTCCCAACCTGTCAGATATAACTGGAAAACTTTCTTTAAAGTACTgatgcggggctggagagatggcttggcggttaagagagctggctgctcttccagaggacccgggttcaattcccagcacccacatgacagctcacaactgtctgtgactcaagttccaggggatccaacacccttacacagacatgcaggcaggcaaaacaccaatgcatataaaataaaaaataaataaatcatttaaagtaCTGATGTTTGGATTCCACCCggccaaaataaaacaatgtctCTAGAATGGGGGCAGTTTCTGAAAATCGCTTTGGGAGATTTTGAGGCTCCGTGATGGCAGAGAACCACTGGTTTCCATTGACAGGAGGTTGCAGTGTTGGCCAACACAAGCTTACATCTCCAACTATGCCTTCTTACCTCATGCGTGCTTTCTTTAGGATGCTCTGCGTTAAGAAGGCAGATGTTTCCAGGTGCTGACGAACGCAGTAGGAATCAGTGAGTACGGGACCGTGGTTATGCTGTTCCACACATCTAAAGTCGGATCGTAACAGTCCAAAGTCTTGCAGCGCTGAATGCCGAAGTACCCTCCGACGACATAAAGCTTGTTCCCGGAGGCCACAGCGTGGCAGCTCATGCGCTTGGCTGTCACGTCTCCCACCTTGGTCCACTGGTAAGTCTCACTGTTGAATTTGTAAGCAGAGCAGGCAGAGAACTCTGTATCTCCACCCATAATAAAAATCTGGTTCCCCAGCACAGCTGCTGCTGTGTAGCGCCAGGGCTGGGGACAGGTGGCCGGTACTGTCCACCTGTTCTCACACTGATCGTAACACTGAACTTTGGGAAGCTTGTCATGACTTACACTGGTACCCCCGAAAGCAAACAGCTTGAGTTTGGCACTCACTACAGCAGCATTGCTGACGCCTTCTCGGAGTGGGGCGACCATGGTCCACTTGTTAGTCGTGGGGTCATAATGTTCTACTTGCTTTAGAGAGACtgagggagaggctgggaggcAGCCTGTTGCTGCTGTGTGCCCACCGACCACATACAGGCAGTGCTTCAGTTCAGCAGATCCATGACCGAACCTGGCCACCAGCATGGGGGCAGCCTTGGACCACTCCTCATGTAGGGTATCATAAACCCAGACATCTTTTGAGACTCCGTTTTCAGAGCCCCGCCCCCCAGTAATGTACACTTTGCAGCCAATTGCACACGCACTGAACTCTTTCCTGGGGCTGGGAATGTCAGCCTTGGGAATGATTTCTTTAGCCTTCTGGTCTACCAAGTACAGTTTGTCACACATGAAAGTCTGTCCTCCCAGGAGGAAGAGGGCATGGCCGGTTTTCCGAGGGCGGGCACAGAGGCTGGTCACCACGCCATCGTTCTGCAAGATTTTCAGTTTGCACCGAATGGCCTCCTCCACAATCTCCTTACTCTTCCTCTGCTTGGTGATGAGTTCTTCCATCGCCACGTTCTCCATGAGATAGATGGCAGGAAGGAGGGCCAGCCTCACGGTCTGCAACAGCTCTGGGAGGTAACAGTAGCGCTTCTTCAGGTCATAGCTAATCCAGTTCATGGCCGACTCATAGACGAGCCTTTCATCTTCTGTCTCCAGCTCTTCACTGGACAGGAGCTGCACGACCATGTCCTGGGGCAGCTGGAGGAAATCTTCGTTCTTCCGGATGGTTTGGAAGTTGCTGAGACACATTCTCCAGGAGAGTTCATACAGCTTGGTGCACTGGTGGGCGTCGGACAGCAGCAGCATGCCCAGGCAGTTGGTGGGGTGCAGGTTCTTTTCCAGAAACTCCGCGCACGCGTCTCTGATGTCCTGAAACTCCAGCATGTCGCCGGCTTCCAGGAGCGACtcagcattttcttcattgatgatGACCCGGGACGAGTACGCATAGTCGAGAAGCAGCTCTAAGACTTCTGGGTGGATGGAGTTGTCGAAGTTGACTTCGCTGTCCTGGCTCTCTTTCAGGCCACCACTGAACATGGCTTCAAAGTAGCGGCTGCAGGCAGCCAGCACCGCCCGGTGGCAAGGGAAGGTCCTGTTCCCCGCATGGAGGAGGACATCTGTGAAGAGCCGCTGCTGGCGCAGAAGGTTCAAGTGAGTGAGGACACTGTCCGcataggaagatttatgaaacaGGTAGATATTGATGGAGCCACTGCTGGCCCGGGACTTGCGGTTCTCGTGCACACTGACGGACATTTTGCTTCAGCgcctaaaagaaaacagaacagaccCATTGAACACCATGCTCTTGATGTTCCCAGCTGCAGCACAAAAGCAATCATCACTTAGACAAAGAAAACGGAGCCTTGTTAGTCCTGCTGCTACCTACGGTTCCGAGGAGGGTATGGCCACTCCGGAACAAAGCCAGAGAACTACCTGGGAGGAAAAACATTCCCTGTAATACTCCGGAGCTTATGTGAACCATACACTgttggggggtgaggggaggcaTGGCTTAAAAGCAGGTTTATCTTGGAAAACCTGACTGCCAGAATGTAAGTCAGCAGAAGCTGAGGGAAGTCCGTCTCATTCTCTCAGTTCCCAGCGCCAGCCCAGCTGATTCACTACAGGCCAGTTAAAAAGCCAAGCTTCCCGCTCTCATAATGCCAAGAACGTCAGGAGGGCACCGGCTTTAATGCCCTATACAACATAAAGCCATGTGTAAAGCAAACACCTACTAATTAGAAATTCTATTAAGAATTCGTTTGGTGAGATCCAAACTCTGCATACATCTAACTACCCAACTCCTGAAGAGGTCAGCCTTTCACACAAAGGTTAGACAGTTTCTAACTAGACAGCTCTACCACCAGGAGCTCTGAATGCACCAGAATGTAAATAGTTCCATACATTGATCAGCAGACTTCAGTGAAAGCACAGGATGGATTCTGGCCACAATTACCACCCATCTTTCTGAACCTGGACAGATTCCAGGATGACACTTTGGCACATAAAAGGAAGAATATTTTGAGTAGGCAGCTCATgctgtttttttctgttcttcctgctcTATACCAATTCTTGGAAAACCGTCACAAGAACAAAGGATGCAGCCACACCGCTTTTGATTAAACACTCCATCCCCAGGACTGTTATGTACCTGCAGATGCTGCACCTGCATATCAGGAGTCCAAACTGCAAACACTGCTTTATGTAGATTCAAAAGCACACAGGGGTaggagtgtgtgcgtgtgtgtgtgtgacattcatgtgcctatgtgtgtattTTAACCTTTGTTCATGCAGGGCCACTGTAAAAATGATCAGCTACCTACAGCGCTTTCCTAAGTATCAAAATTAGCATCCGTGGAATCTCCCGCTATCCTTTTAGGTATCTGCTTGTAAGAAAACTAGCCAACATGATTTAGAAAATGTCCACTGTCCATCTTGAAAACTGGAATTAACTCCCGCTTCTGACAGTACCCCTCTACTGAAGAATAGAAAGGACCTGCCCCTCTCGGGATTCCAGGGCAGGTTGTTTATGTCAGCAGCGAAGACTATGTAATTGGCTACAGTATCTTTTCCGATACAAATAGCCAGAACTTACAGCACAGCTGAAACTGActgtttctccttccttcagttatttattttgtttaatttgtaCTCCAGGAATTATTAATAAACGTGAATGGATGCCTTACCAGATTCATGAGCTAGAACTGCAATTTCCCCCACCAGCTGTGAAAGTTGGCACAGAAAACCACCAAGGTGGATGTCTGACATGCCTTTGACCCTTGGGGCCCATAACCTTCAGGTGATGTAACTTGTTTTCCTCTGGTTTGGGAATGTTACTTCTCATGCTGGGTAAACAAGGCCAAATAACAAGCATCAAAGTTACAAAGCTCCAGGGTTACAAAGCCTAGGGAAAACACCCAGAAATTTCCAGTGGGTAGGAAGATGGTGAGGACCCATGCATCGCCCCCACCTCAAACTAAGGCTCCAGCTTCCAGGAGTCCATCCTGAGCCACTGTGGAACGTTCTGAAGAAGGACTCATACTGGAGGGGTCCTGTGAATGCACTAAGCTTATGAAATGTTCAGACTCCCGTGCACTTGACACCTGCATGCTTTACCCCTGTGGATGTCATTTACACGGATGCGTTCAGTGTTGAGTTATTTTGAAGAAGATTTTAAGCCTAAACCTTTAAAAGATTGCCTAGTCTCAGGAAGCTGCCTCCTCTCTGGCTAAGAGCCAAGACAGGAACATAAGCATCTAAGTGCTTGGCGGCTGGGCTGGAATCCCACTGGGCCAGAGCACATGTCCATTAACAGGAGTCAGGGTGGCATAAAACAACATTCACAACTAGGTTTCCACTTAAGAAAACAGTTTGTCCAGAAGACCTTAGGATACAAGATGCGCAACCCTCAGCAATCCTGCAATCCTGTGTTTACGCTGCTGTGTTTTCTAGGTCTCCCCAGAAAGCAAGAAGAGTCTACCCTGTCATGTTGGATCCCACCCCACTGGAAAGGAACGTCATTGTCACAATCATCTTGGAACCATGTAGGATTAAAACAAAAGGTACACATGAAGGCCCAAGGGAAATAACTTGCTTTCTGGTTTAGAATTATGCCAACAGCAAAATAACCACAGAAATCATTTATGCAGTTACTAAACACACCTTCAACATTAAATTAATCACTCTTTCCAACATTTTCGTAGGCCCCCAGAGACATAAATTTGCATGCTAAGGAAATGGCCAAGAAAATGAACACATATACTTAACTTGCGTCTacaaagaaggcagagaaaaagacTGCTATTACTGTGAACATCAAAAGCGCTCCCAGTTCAGTAACTTCGGTCCACTTACTGTTGCTTCCACGCCAGCTGTCTGCCTCCAACACTTGGAGCACCTCCGTCTCTCCTGGTTTTAAACCTGATCTCAATCCCACGAGAAAAGGAACCAGGCAGATGTATCTCAAAGCACTCACATTATTGGCAACAATGGAACGACACCGTAATGATGTTTACAAAAATAGCCCTTCGCCACACGGTCCCCTACAACATTTGCAACGCTACTTAACACGCTGAACATGCCACTGAGGGCGACACCAAATTACACATCCAAGTTCACTGCTTCATCTCCACCCCGCCCACCAATTCCTAGGCCTTTGAAATTAATAATGTCACTCGGAAAGGCAAAAGCTTGCAGGAGAAGAAACTAGTTTTTCAGGAACCAGTTTTCATTCATTCGGCTGCAATCAGATGCCCCCATGAGGAGGTCTGCGCGTGGCCCCCACCGTCCCCCGGAGCCGGTAACAGTGCACCATGGGGAACCGATCCCACGCGCTGGGCTGTCTGCAGGCTTCAGGAAGCCGGCACGCTATTATTCCCAACCTGGCTCCTCGCAGTCCCTGAGACTTGCCCGGGCGTTACACCGCGGAAGGGAGGCAGGTCGTTCCCCCAGCGCGATCCTGCCCTGGCGACCGTTCTGCCTCGAGAGCAGTTCCTGGGCTTAAGCCGCAGGCAGGCAGGGTGGCCGGCGCCGGCTGGTGGCTCGCAAGCACACCCGCGACTGGCCCGCCCCTGAAATCCCGGAGCCCGCAACAGGTCTGGGGCTGCAGGGGAAACTTACAGCAGTAGGCGACTGGCCTCCGCACACAACCGGCTGGGGTTCTTGCCTCGGTCACCCGCAGGGAGCCGACGGAGGGCGTCTCAGTCCCAGGAAGAGGCGGCGATCACCCGGGAGAAAGGAGTGCCGGGAGGAGAGGCGGTAGCGCCGGGGATAGTGGCTCCCGGATCGGCTCTGGCAGGCAGCTCGCCTCGGCCTCCGGATCTGCAGTTGCGGACCTGGCGCCCCGGCCGGGCCGAGAGTCTGCCGGCGCTCGCCTAGCCAGGGGAGAGTGAGCCTGCGGCGGCCGCGCCGCGGAGGAAGGCGGGCTGCGCGCTGGGGGAGGGATCGAGGCTGCGGTGTGCGAGCCGGCGGCCGCCTGGCGTCTGCTCTGGGTCTCTGCAGCGCCTCCGCCGTAGCACTCGCTCGGAGGCTGCGGGAGCAGACTGCGCCGGGCCACCGCGCACCGGGCTATAAGTTGCGCTCCCGCCCGGGAGGGGGCGCGTATGCAAAGAGACTCGTtcgggggggaggagggaggaagcgcGTCCGCGGTGCGGGCGGGAGCGggtggagctggggtgggggggggggaagagctGTAGGGGGAGTTATCGGGAGAGGAagcgggggggagggggcggggagtgCACCGAGACAAAGCGGACGCCCTCGCTCAGCTACGGGCAGCTGCAGCCCCCGGGGACTGCAGAAGAAAAGAAGTTTGAGGGGCTCCGATGGTGTACGCCTCTTTGGGCCAACCTAATTCAAGGCTAGCTCGGGTTCTGGGGAGCCCGCTAGGGAGAGCAGCCCTGGGCTGTGGGCTCAGTGGTACCGGGACCCACGGGATGCTCAGTTTAGTGGTCCAGGGCCAAGCTGGGGGGTCCGTGGCACCGGAGCGCATAGCCACTCACTGGGCTGGACACCCCAGCGGCAGGCAGAACCTATTACCCAAGGGGGCAAGGGAAGAAGCCCAAGTCGGGACCCCGTGGATACTGCAGGTTGCGCAAGTGGGACGTAGGGTTACTTGCTGGCAGGGGAccagactccagctccaggctctGGCCGGGTGTTGTccctccctaccccaccccaagCTGGTGAGGAACCGGCGGCCGGACTCTGACCCACGCGGTGCTGGAGCCGCTGCAAGCCGGGCTCAGTCCCGCAGGCCCACGTGTTTCGCAACTGATCGCCAAGGCCGCTAGATTCAAAGGAGCAGCCACGCCGCCTTCCTTTGGGAAGAAGTCTCGGTCACCTTCCGAGACTTGGCCTTTCCTGCTCTTTGTAGGTTGGTGGTGTTTGGAGTTGAGTCAAGAAAtagccccaacacacacacacacacacacacacacacacacacacacacacacacgcacgcgcctCGAGAATCTGGCAAGAAAGGAATGCTGtccggaaaaaaaagaaattcacgtGGCGACCACTGCTCCTGACTCTCACTCTTGACTCTTGTGCCAAGGGCTTGTCTTTTGGCTGGGAGCTAAAGCGCCACTTGGCGTTGGCTTTTATTCAGTATTTGAGATAGAGTCTAGGGACGAGCTGTATAGATGATTGATCCAAACCTTTATTACACAGGTGAAGAAACAGGTCTTGGGCGATGTGAACTGCCTGACTGGAGAGCTGCACCCCCTCGGTAGTGGCCCAGTCACGTGAGGGCTCCGGAGATCGACTTTACCCTGTCCCCGCCCCCATTCCCCCAAGCTTTTCCCCTCGTCTTCCTTAAAACACCAGGCGTAACAATGGTTTAAATCGGCTAAGGAGGCTCCACATGGCGCTTCCTGAGACCACAGACTGCTGTAACCAGTACggtcggtttttttttttttttttttcatcccatCCCAGCTCCACTTCTGGCTTTCTCTGCTATTATTCGGGCTGATAAATTTTGCTCATCGCAAAGAAAGACAGTGCCCTCTTAAGTCCTTTCTTAGCATTAACTCGTCAGCCTCACTACAGCCTCTTAAAAATCtgtttcctattttaatttttgatacagagtcttgGCTCCGTTTTGCTTTACAAAGCCAGAAAAGCTCGATGGATTCAAGGTGAGAACCAGGTGCACAGGGCCTGAGGGCAGCCGCGAGCCAGGCAGGCAGAACTTAGTGcccaaggaaaagaataaaaccagcacaaagcaaatgaaaacactgtgcacaccagacagacagaggcatTGGAAAAAGGAAGGTGGGATTGGCTCGCTGCTGCACATGTGTTTGTAAACACTAGCGTGTGCCAGGGATGAGAGGCACCAGGGCCAACTCCTGGCCCCTTTCTGTTCTCATCGACCTGGGTTTGAGTCAAACACAAATACGTTGTTTGGGGGCACTAACAGTTaatgtctttttggtttttcgagacagggtttctctgtgtagctttgcgcctttcctggaactcactctgtagcccatgttggcctcgaactcagagatccgcttggctctgcctccagaatgctgggattaaaggcgtgtgccaccaccgcccggcacattttCTCTTTTGACAAAATATGCCTTGCTTTCTCCCCGAGCCATCTAGAACTGCCGTAGATGCTGCTGCCCAGCAGTATTCGTACATACCTCAGCTGGTTGGCTGGGGATTTTGCTAGGAGAAGCCACCCGGCAAAGGACAGGTCATCATTTCTGTGGCATCTACTACCTGGAAGCTGCAGTGTCggaagccaaggaaacacagtgaagatcACTTTTTAGGCAGGGCTAAAGGAGTAAGTCCGGCTGTTGTCCATCGGTGTATCTTTTCTGCCTAATGTTGCCACTTCCTGTGCTTTAAACAATACACAAAATTGCAGCCTGGAAAATCCTGAAATGACCATATACATTCCCTTCATCTGCTACTGGAAGATAAGCAAAGCAGGAATTCGTTTATATAGGTTATACAAAATGGAAAATGCTGAAAGATACAGGAACCACAGACTATAATGATTGCTAGGCAGTTTCTAATGCCTTTCTCCAGGCTGAGGGTGATTTGCAAGTTAGTGGATTTATGATCGTAGAAACTCaaattatgtaatttttatggcctctctctctctcggccaGTGGTAAAAGTCACTCTTATCACCCTGCTCACAGGAAACAAAGGCGAGTCCTGTACATGTGCAGGAAGAAAACGCTCCACAGGATTGTGATTGCTCTGGACCACATCGGACACAGCGGATAGCTGAGATGTAACACCTCTGAGATGTAGCACCTCGGttgagatgctgctgctgctgctgctgtactTTGTACAACAGCCAGTGCTTGGGTCCGGTGCTAGCCTGGTCCTGCGGCCCCCCACCCAACCCTTCAAGAAACTGTCTTTGCCTGGCCTTGGGACACTATACCAAGGTCTcaggttttgtgggtttttttctttgtttgttttaatgctatTAAAAACCTGTGCCCAAGGCTTTGGCCTTGTTATCTTTCTTAACAACATTATTTTGTTAGGCTGCAAAATCAGCAGCATGGGGTTAAATGTATTAGCTGCCTTCAAACCTAATCTGTCTTCATTCATTCCTAATTTACACTCGGACTGAATTAATGAGAATGATTTAATTAACGCCGTACAATcatggtaccagggactgggcagctccaggggattggaCTTAACTGGGCCATGCAGCTGCCACCCTGCCTCTTGCCGGTTCCCCCAAGCCTTA is drawn from Peromyscus eremicus chromosome 11, PerEre_H2_v1, whole genome shotgun sequence and contains these coding sequences:
- the Enc1 gene encoding ectoderm-neural cortex protein 1 → MSVSVHENRKSRASSGSINIYLFHKSSYADSVLTHLNLLRQQRLFTDVLLHAGNRTFPCHRAVLAACSRYFEAMFSGGLKESQDSEVNFDNSIHPEVLELLLDYAYSSRVIINEENAESLLEAGDMLEFQDIRDACAEFLEKNLHPTNCLGMLLLSDAHQCTKLYELSWRMCLSNFQTIRKNEDFLQLPQDMVVQLLSSEELETEDERLVYESAMNWISYDLKKRYCYLPELLQTVRLALLPAIYLMENVAMEELITKQRKSKEIVEEAIRCKLKILQNDGVVTSLCARPRKTGHALFLLGGQTFMCDKLYLVDQKAKEIIPKADIPSPRKEFSACAIGCKVYITGGRGSENGVSKDVWVYDTLHEEWSKAAPMLVARFGHGSAELKHCLYVVGGHTAATGCLPASPSVSLKQVEHYDPTTNKWTMVAPLREGVSNAAVVSAKLKLFAFGGTSVSHDKLPKVQCYDQCENRWTVPATCPQPWRYTAAAVLGNQIFIMGGDTEFSACSAYKFNSETYQWTKVGDVTAKRMSCHAVASGNKLYVVGGYFGIQRCKTLDCYDPTLDVWNSITTVPYSLIPTAFVSTWKHLPS